In Sphingobacterium sp. lm-10, one DNA window encodes the following:
- a CDS encoding sigma-70 family RNA polymerase sigma factor, which translates to METLPENQLMQAIRAGNEEAFAHFFNTHWEYLYREAYFRLKNHDDAQDLVQEIFTSFWQNRETVTIQVSIKAYLAGALKNKVIRHYTKSNLHQETVNHLLRQMTVFEEGVLDAITAKEIQHTVQQAIHHFPKNMRDIMLLRMQNFTIAEIAEALGLSTQTVKNNTTIALKQLKDILIKKHPEVSTSLYASILALTNI; encoded by the coding sequence ATGGAGACTTTACCCGAAAATCAACTTATGCAAGCCATTCGGGCGGGGAATGAAGAAGCCTTTGCCCATTTTTTCAACACGCACTGGGAATATCTTTACCGGGAAGCATACTTTCGCCTCAAAAATCATGATGATGCACAAGATCTTGTGCAAGAAATTTTCACATCCTTCTGGCAGAATCGCGAAACCGTGACGATACAGGTTTCCATCAAAGCATACCTAGCTGGTGCGCTCAAGAATAAAGTAATCCGACATTACACCAAAAGTAACCTCCATCAAGAAACAGTGAATCACCTGCTGCGACAGATGACTGTTTTTGAAGAAGGCGTGCTCGATGCCATTACAGCGAAAGAAATTCAACATACTGTGCAGCAAGCAATTCATCATTTCCCCAAGAATATGCGGGATATTATGCTCTTGCGCATGCAAAACTTCACCATAGCCGAGATAGCAGAAGCCCTTGGGCTCTCGACTCAAACGGTTAAAAACAATACCACCATAGCCTTGAAACAACTCAAAGATATCTTAATCAAGAAGCATCCCGAGGTTTCAACCAGTCTGTATGCCTCTATCTTGGCTTTAACAAATATTTAA
- a CDS encoding response regulator transcription factor, translating into MTKTYQQKEIKIGIVDDESLFVEGLTLLIEGISTCSTVYKNIKSDEVVNDLSKMSPEKLPDILLLDIEMKPISGLQLVEELIPRFPLVKILILSSHYKANLIGHMIKIGVSGFLPKVIELKELEKALETVYTTGIYFSPSEYHLLRSYLSNPQKKHVSLQPASLLTKREIEIVVLICQEFTNQEIADQLFLSKRTIESHRQRILDKTGLKNTVGLVIYALANEIFVPDLKWIPSRQYKR; encoded by the coding sequence ATGACTAAGACATACCAACAAAAGGAAATTAAAATAGGTATAGTAGACGATGAGTCTCTCTTTGTAGAAGGATTGACGCTATTGATCGAAGGAATTTCTACCTGTAGCACCGTCTATAAAAACATAAAATCAGACGAAGTGGTTAATGATCTTAGCAAAATGTCTCCGGAAAAACTTCCAGACATCCTTCTTTTAGATATAGAGATGAAACCAATATCTGGTCTGCAATTGGTAGAAGAATTGATACCTCGTTTTCCTTTAGTTAAGATACTCATACTTTCCTCACATTATAAGGCTAATTTGATCGGACACATGATCAAGATTGGTGTATCCGGATTTTTGCCAAAGGTCATCGAACTGAAAGAACTGGAAAAAGCATTGGAAACCGTTTATACGACAGGAATATACTTCTCTCCGTCAGAATATCATTTGCTCCGTTCGTATTTATCCAATCCACAAAAAAAGCACGTATCCTTGCAGCCAGCCAGTCTCCTGACAAAACGAGAAATCGAAATCGTCGTACTGATCTGTCAAGAATTTACGAATCAGGAGATTGCGGATCAGCTGTTTCTGAGCAAACGTACCATTGAAAGTCATCGACAACGAATACTGGATAAAACGGGATTGAAAAACACGGTGGGTTTAGTCATATATGCATTGGCCAACGAAATATTTGTTCCTGATCTTAAATGGATTCCATCACGACAGTATAAGCGCTAA
- a CDS encoding ATP-binding protein, with amino-acid sequence MHLPFLQLAQILLDVHQVVLLLLLAISVATFATLIYSKYLKRIQQQQELRHNQELQFEKLSKRIAIKTQEAERKSIAKNLHDDIGNQLQMLLLVIHNMQDTHADDQLEKLYQNTSKIIESTRILAHRLYPANLEHFGLILTIEELMAQCAEVYTITLYMYHSYKKRSVTFEVQIYRIIQEFISNSIKHAAASHLEIHVRNSPKGLSFLLNDDGIGFDTTARAGMGLHNMLSRTKSIGGLGKIKSSHDKGTRLILLFSNEMKNGNTND; translated from the coding sequence ATGCATCTACCATTTTTACAGCTTGCGCAAATCCTATTAGATGTCCATCAGGTCGTTCTTTTGTTGTTGTTGGCCATTTCTGTCGCAACATTTGCTACGCTGATCTACTCAAAGTACCTGAAAAGAATACAACAACAGCAGGAACTACGTCATAATCAAGAATTGCAATTCGAAAAATTATCGAAGAGAATTGCTATAAAAACCCAAGAAGCCGAACGTAAAAGTATTGCAAAAAACCTACATGATGATATAGGAAATCAGCTCCAGATGTTGTTGCTAGTCATTCACAATATGCAGGATACACACGCTGATGATCAATTAGAAAAACTATATCAAAACACCAGCAAAATCATAGAGTCGACCCGAATTTTAGCACATCGTCTATACCCTGCTAATTTAGAGCATTTCGGCCTTATACTTACTATTGAGGAGTTAATGGCGCAGTGCGCTGAAGTGTATACGATTACCCTATATATGTACCATTCCTATAAAAAACGTTCCGTTACATTTGAGGTACAGATATACCGGATCATACAAGAGTTCATCAGCAATTCGATAAAGCATGCAGCTGCCTCTCACCTTGAGATACACGTCAGAAATAGCCCAAAAGGATTATCATTTCTATTAAATGATGACGGAATCGGATTTGACACCACAGCAAGAGCTGGCATGGGTCTCCATAATATGCTTTCCAGAACTAAATCAATCGGTGGACTCGGAAAAATTAAATCCAGCCATGATAAGGGTACACGTTTAATATTACTATTTTCTAACGAAATGAAAAACGGAAACACCAATGACTAA
- a CDS encoding FecR domain-containing protein: protein MELRKLKELLDKHQSGQASEAERQLIETWYASFSKNEEQDPLVNSIQKAHIRSQIWSGIQIGPPLPKRTFKQRYLLPMISAAAVLLVLGITINQDILTFRSSIQQATLPKFQSSTGTKERKMLVLPDSTQVWLNANSTIQVLANYGDSNRIVRLSGEAFFDVAHQPSKPFIVELDDLKVKVLGTAFNINGYAGLQTINVSVDRGAVMVEKNGVPLEKLSHGQSLVFVKEKGTYALYEDSNKGSWREGKVVLAQASFEEMAQVIKNMHGVVVKKPVNTNQAYSYDLTLYANRPLSENMEKICSIHRLKYRRVGDELILY, encoded by the coding sequence GTGGAATTAAGAAAACTCAAAGAACTGCTCGATAAGCACCAATCTGGCCAAGCTTCGGAAGCCGAACGACAACTCATCGAGACTTGGTACGCTTCCTTCTCAAAAAATGAGGAGCAAGATCCATTAGTAAATAGCATACAAAAAGCACATATCCGCTCGCAGATCTGGTCTGGCATACAGATCGGCCCACCTCTACCGAAACGCACATTCAAACAACGCTACCTGCTTCCGATGATCAGCGCTGCCGCGGTACTGCTCGTATTAGGAATCACGATTAATCAGGACATCCTAACCTTTCGCAGCAGCATACAGCAAGCTACCCTACCCAAATTTCAAAGCAGCACCGGAACCAAAGAACGTAAGATGTTGGTACTGCCCGATAGCACACAGGTTTGGCTGAATGCCAATTCCACTATACAGGTTTTGGCCAACTACGGTGACAGTAACCGTATCGTACGCTTATCGGGAGAAGCCTTCTTCGACGTCGCACACCAGCCTTCCAAACCATTTATCGTGGAGCTGGATGACCTGAAAGTGAAAGTACTTGGAACAGCCTTTAACATAAATGGCTATGCAGGATTACAGACGATCAATGTGAGCGTGGATCGCGGTGCTGTGATGGTGGAAAAGAATGGTGTTCCTCTAGAAAAACTATCCCATGGACAATCTCTCGTTTTTGTGAAAGAAAAGGGTACGTATGCCCTTTACGAAGACTCAAACAAAGGTTCTTGGCGAGAAGGAAAAGTGGTGCTGGCACAGGCCAGTTTTGAAGAAATGGCGCAAGTGATCAAAAATATGCACGGAGTAGTTGTCAAGAAACCAGTAAATACAAATCAGGCGTATTCGTATGATCTGACACTCTATGCGAATCGTCCACTCAGCGAAAATATGGAAAAAATATGCAGTATACATCGATTAAAATACAGGAGGGTCGGCGATGAACTAATTCTATACTAA